From the genome of Dermochelys coriacea isolate rDerCor1 chromosome 1, rDerCor1.pri.v4, whole genome shotgun sequence:
TATTACGCTAGATGAATACATTTATATAGGAAAAAATTGTTACATCTCACTATTTCCAGACTAATGCATAGCAACTCTGACAGTATTCATAAGATTATTACACATCAGCTCTACTTCTGTCATATATCCCAATTTGGAGTCTCGCTATTATGACTGGTTGATAGGAACTACAAGGGACTGAGCTGTAGTAACTCGTTTACAGACACAGTCTCAAGGGGATTCTGCATCTGGGGTAATATGTGCTTATTCTGTGTGTATGGTGCACAGCTCCAAGAGTTCAGTTCTGTAGAGGTAATAAATGTAGGAAACTAATACCCAGTTAATGAGATACATTAGTTTTTCACCtcaatttacatttcattttgatgagGTTACTCTTGACGAAAGGATTTTATACTCACGTTCTCAGTTTCTTTAAAATCCTTGATAATCCACACCTTCCTCTCATGTACATTGTTTCTCTTATTAAATCCTTTTATATAAAAGTTTTGGGGTTgcttatttttcttctctccttctgGATTAGAGATACATTTCATTGCTAAAAATTAGAAGCAATATTTTATGATCAGTAATTCTCATTTACAATTTACTGTAGTATTTGACACtttcaaaacagtttaaaatactgtaaatattttctctcttttgtctTTTCACAAGTAGTCATTCACCTATTTTATTTTAGATCATCGGATTCAAGTTCTGCACCAGAAGCATATGATGCATGAACCTAAACTTTCAGAAAAACAAGATGAAGTGTTAAGCACACCTGTGAATATGACAGACGTAAAAGGCAAGTATTCCCAGTTTTTAAATTTCTTATCTATCCTCTTCCGATAAAATCCATCCCTGTGCAGGGAGCCAGCACAAAGACTGAATTACTTCAACTTTGGCACCAACCTTGTGCTAGCCATCTGAATTTCATACCTACTGTGTGAACATACAGAATTATGATTTTAATATGTACAATTATATAGTTTCAGGGCCATCTGTAAAAACACAGTTATTACCAAATGGAGTGCAGATTGATGTGCAAGAGATGCTATCTTCTAACAGTGTGACAACAGAAGCAGCTCAGGTATCTAACACTTCTTCAATGCTGATTATTAACAAGCTGCAGAAGATTTTCCCAAATATACTTTTGGACACTCGGACAAAATATAAGAAAGTGGATaatgaaaaaaaagaagagggtaaaaagaaaagtatgTTGTTTCCTGATTTGGAGCAAGATAAAAATACTGGTAATAACAAAGACAGATTAACAAGAACTAATATTACTATAAGACTCCATTCCAATGATAATTCAAGCCAAACTCAGATTgatatttacaatttaaaaaattcaagagCGAATCCTGAGGTGCATATTGTCGCCAGCAATATTATTgaccaacaaaataaaataaattcagtaGTAGTACAAGATGATGTTTTGCAAGTGACCATAAACAGTTCACTGGATAAGAAAATacagaataataataaagtaaGAGGAAAAAATCTTGCAAAAATTGAGGCTGGAAATGTGGAAAGAAACTCCACAGGTAGCAACAGGAAACAACTTCTTATAGCAGGTATgaaattcttttctcttttcaatAAAACATTAATTCCCTGTGAAAAGCTATTTCTACATTGTTGCAAAGTAAAATTAGTTTTACTATAATATTATTTAAAGacagattgtaaactccttacTCACACTGGTGAGTAATTACTCAGATGTTGtctcactgattttaatgggactacttgtgagtAAATGCTCACTGAATGCAAGTGGTTCTCAGTGtaatatttagattgtaaattctttaggTCAGGGATTCTCTTTTCATTATGTATGTGAAGAGAACTAGCACAAAGGGAGTCCTAAGCCTTGATTGGGTCTTCTAGTtgctactgcaataaaaatattcaatacaaacaataataccCAAGGACATGTACTTCATGAAAAGCTTGATGATTCAGCAAATCACCTGTGCAACATACTGGAGATCAACTTCAGATAAATTTAAAATTTGAAGattttactgaattaaatttgaaaatgagTAGTCCAAtcagtgagacaaggtgggtgaggtaatatcttttattggaccaacttctgttggtgagagagagagaatctttcgagctacgcagagctcttcttagggtctgggaaactaacatggctacaacagcactgcatacatAATACAATCAGTGTAATAGTCCATGTGTTATTAAATTTGATATTCTATGTATGCTGGTCCAGATCTTCCACACTCACCTAattcccatcaaaatcaatgcacccaaatacctttgaggatctgggcctctgttGCTAAATTTGTAATGCAGGAAAATTCTGCAGCACTCTAAATTTAAACCACAACTGCAATGTACAGGTTGTCAGAAGAAACTGGAGGTTTTGGCAGATGGGGTTTTGGCTCTCACAAAAAAGAGTGTAAAGATGATTCGGGATTTCCGATGTAAACATCTGAATGTGaaattgattaattttaaaactccCTGGcggtgaaattgaccaaaatgaaccagaaatttggtagggcctttgTAATAGTTAATATTGATATTTAATTGCCATCatgtttcagagttaacaccccATTCAGATGAATGAGAGTTTTTTCCGACTTTTCAGAGCTGctatttcaggctctctgcagaatCAAGGATATAGAATTGCAACCATTTATGCTTGCCTCatgtttggaaggttttctttgcaaccataaacTCTAGAAACTCTCTTCTTTTTAATATAAGATTGCATGCTGAAGCACAATTCTGGAGTAGAGTAAGGATTCTACAGCATACGTCTATAGAATTATAACATACATAGGATCATAATATTATCTTGTATCTTGATTTCAGCTGAAGTTTTTGAGTTTGGATTAGTGGCAGTGTGTGGTCTTTATTTTGTAACTTTATAATATCAAGTAAAATTTCTCCCACAAAGGAACGTAAATGCAAATAGTATtacccatgggaaagaagcccttgaggaattccaccatgatttcaacaatttccatcccaccatcaacctcagcctagaccaatccacacaagcggtcgaTTTCCCAGACACTACattgctaataaacgatggtcacataaacaccaccctataccagaaacctactgactgctatacttacctacatgcctccagcttccatccaggacacaccacacgatccattgtctacagccaagctctaagatacaactgcatttgctccaacccctcagacagagacaaacgcctacaagatctctgtcaagcattcttaaaactacaatacccacctgctgaagtaaataaaaaacattgatagagccagaagaatacccagaagtcatccactacaggacaggcccaacaaagaaaataacagaaagccactagcggtcaccttcagcccccaactaaaacctctccagcgcatcatcaaagatttacaacctatcctgaaaaatgatccctcactctcacagatcttgggagacaggcagccccccaacctgaagcaaaatactctccagcaaccacacaccacacaacaaaaacacaaacccaggaacctatccttgcaacaaagctcttgccaactctgtccacatatttattcaagtgacaccatcataggaccagcatttgctcaagaaactccctgaaaaagcacaagaacaaatccgcacagacacacccctggagccaggacctggggtattctatctgctacccaagatccataaacctggaaatcctggacgccccatcatctcaggcattggcaccctgacagcaggattgtctggctatggagactccctcctcaggcccttcgttaccagcactcccagctatcttcgagacaccaccgatttcctgaggaaactacagtccattggtgatcttcctaaaaacaccatcctagccactatggatgtagaagccctctacaccaacattccacacaaagatggactacaagccgtcaggaacagtatccccgatactgtcacggctaacctggtggcagaactttgtgactttgtcctgacccataactatttcacatttggtgacaatgtataccttcaaatcagcggcactgcgatgggtacccgcatggccccacagtatgccaacatttttatggctgacttagaacaacgcttcctcagctctcgttccctaatgcccctactctacttgcgctacattgatgacatcttcatcatctggacccatggaaaagaagctcttgaggaattccaccatgatttcaacaatttccatcccaccatcaacctcagcctggaccagtccacacaagagatccacttcctggacactacggtgctaataagcgatggtcacataaacaccaccctatatcggaaacctactgaccgctattcctacctacatgcctctagctttcatccagatcataccactcgatccattgtctacagccaagcgctacgatataaccgcatttgctccaacccctcagacagagacaaacatctacaagatctctatcatgcattcctacaactacagtacccacctgctgaagtgaagaaacagattgacagagccagaagagtacccagaagtcacctactacaggacaggcccaacaaagaaaacaacagaacgccactagccatcaccttcagcccccaactaaaacccctccaacgcatcatcaaggatctacaacctatcctgaaggacgagccatcgctctctcagatcttgggagacagaccagtccttgcttacagacagcccccaatctgaagcaaatactcaccagcaaccacacaccacacaacagaaccactaacccaggaacctatccttgcaacaaagcccgttgccaactctgtccacatatctattcaggggataccatcatagggcctaatcacatcagccacactatcagaggctccttcacctgcgcatctaccaatgtgatatatgccatcatgtgccagcaatgcccctctgccatgtacattggccaaactggacagtctctacgtaaaagaatgaatggacacaaatcagacgtcaagaattataacattcaaaaaccagttggagaacacttcaatctctctggtcactcgatcacagacctaagagtggctatacttcaacaaaaaagcttcaaaaacagactccaacgagagactgctgaattggaattaatttgcaaactggatacaattaacttaggcttgaatagagactgggaatggatgagtcattacacaaagtaaaactatttccccatggtatttctccctcccaccccaccccccactgttcctctgatattcttgttaactgctggaattagcctacctgcttgtcaccatgaaaggttttcctccttcccccccctgctgttggtgatggcttatcttaagtgatcactctccttacaaaaagaaaaggagtacttgtggcaccttagagactaacaaatttattagagcataagctttcgtgagctacagctcacttcatcggatgcatttggtggaaaaaaacgtttttttccaccaaatgcatccgatgaagtgagctgtagctcacgaaagcttatgctctaataaatttgttagtctctaaggtgccacaagtactccttttctttttgcgaatacagactaacacggctgctactctgaaactctccttacagtgtgtatgataaacccattgtttcatgttctctgtgtgtgtgtatataaatctctcctctgttttttccaccaaatgcatccgatgaagtgagctgtagctcacgaaagcttatgctcaaataaatttgttagtctctaaggtgccacaagtactccttttctttttgcgaatacagactaacacggctgctactctgaaacctgtcatcataggacctaatcacattagccacgccatcaaggacttgttcacctgcacatttaccaatgtgatatatgccatcatgtgccagcaatgcccctctgccatgtacatttgccaaactggacagtctctatgcaaaagaataaatggacacaaatctgatatcaagaatcataacattcaaaaactagtaggagaacacttcaacctctatGGCCACTCAGTtgaaagatttaagggtggcaattttgcaaaagaaaagcttcaaaaacagactccaacgagaaactgctgagcttgaattaatatgcaaactagataccattaacttgggtttgaatagagactgggagtggctgggtcattacgcatattgaatctatttccctaagttaagtatcctcacaccttcttgtcaactgtctaaatgggccatcttgattatcactacaaaagtttttttcttctgctcataataactcatcttaactaagcctctcacagtttgtatggcaacttccaacttatctgtatataatcttcttactatatgttccattctgtgcatccaatgaagtgggctgtagcccccgaaagcttatgctctaataaatttgttagtctctaaggtgccacaagtactccttttctttttgcgggtacagactaacatggctgctactctgaaaccagtatttttttaatctttcaattttgtttcagaattaaATAAAGTTAAAGAAGTTGATATAACAAGTAATGCACAAGATTTTCCAGTGCtaataaataattttactttaaatagCTTGTACAGTGTACAAAGTCAAGGGTCTTTTACTGGTAAGTAGAAAATGTTATGCTTGGCAAGGGTAAAATTAGCCAAAAGGTCTAGATTTGTATAATAGATTTTCCCATATAAGCAATATGATGGAGATATCATGAAAGTGATACcattaatgggggggggggggtcagtctaaAGAAAGCAGTTCTCTATTGTCAGCAATAGTGGAAACCAGCTTCTGCTATCAACTATATTAAAAACATTATGaaagttgtaaagtcaagcactcgaaGATAGGAAATGCCGAAATAAGGGTTGCCTGTTCAGTGGGGTATTTgacagcacaggagagacagtctccctgctctcagttccagtgcccagccccGGGATCCACTGGGAGCAGCAATTATAGGGAGTCCTTCTGAGCCCTCATAGCCCTGGGCTGGTGCATGCTTAATTGCTCTGTGTGGATGGCAGATGCACAATCCGGTCAGCACTAGGAGCAGTGAGAGCCATAAGCATGGTCAGCAAAGAttgaatcttcagagattttagctgctaaaatagGTCTCTACTGAAAACATGCAAACTGCAGTTTATCAAAGACTTATGATGTGATTAAACTTGGGGGAATTTCCCCAGGgatagcaaaaggcacattcctgacacacAGGCCATCCCACTCCCAAATTTCGAGTCCCTATTCCAAAATATGGGAGTGCTacagcatttcaaagaaaaagtctcaattttttttacattttcctaGTCCTGTTCTCTGAAatagctgaactgttttggctgaaacctATAACTAACTAATCAGCCCAAATAATTAAAGTAtcgcaaagttataagcaactaaaacaGGAGCTAATAATAGAAAGCGTcaaggcaaccttaataataagtAGTGGTATCAGCCCtgcctaaaataataataattaataataatgatgttGAAGAGAAGGATGCCGGAAGAATTATGAAGGGAGGAAACATAGCTTTGAAGAAAGGTATTTCACTCTTTTATAACCTCCCCTCCTTCAATTTATCTCTTAGCTACTGAATTCCTAACTTAATAAATCTCAACTGGTAGCTGGAGAGCTGCTTGATTGAGGTGAGCAAGCAATGGATAGGCGCAACAGCCGTAAAAACTGAAGTTCTATACGATCTCAAATCTTTGCGTATGGACACATGCACTTGCTGCTGCTCAGGGTACCCTTCAATATTGCCTATTGGTGGAGGCTGATCTCGCTGGCTAGGTCCAAAACTTGGAAGGTGCTCAGTCCCTTCAATTCCAGTTGATGCCAGTGAAGGTCTGATGCTGCTTTGGAACTCCTGTTGCAAAGGGCATATGTAAAGTCTTTGAAAATGGAGCAGATACGCCACACCAGTTGAGGATGTAGATTGATAAATTTTAATTAACAATTGTGAATGAAGTTTACTCTGTCTCTGTTTTTCAACTTTTCTGAGGTGGGATAGTGCTCCAGTAGTAGACCCTCTAGTGATTTGGGGATAGGGGAATGACCAGAATTTTCCTGTTGAAAAGTCTAATCCCTGGATAATCATAATGCTTTTTACACAGCAAATGGTTTTTTGTTGATGTAAAGCCAATACATTAACTAAATCATAGcactgattttcattttcacCAAATCAATTTTCAAAAATTTATTAAACATTGTACATTTACAGATTTGACAACAAATAGTATGAAACAAACAAGTAGTCCTTCACCATTTTCTGAAGAAACTTATCCAACAGAGAGCAAAGCAACAGGTTaggaaaaagatatttttaaaaaattgttgcgTTTTCCCCCTTCAGAAACGTATCATGAAGAGCTTGACTATTTAACAACATTTTCCATCCCTGAATATTTCCTACCACAGAAACTGTGAAAATTGGTTCTACTTCCAGTTAATCATCAGTCTGCTACAGGAAGCCTATTAAAAACTTCTTGTATTTGGCACAAAATTATAAAACTTTGCAGAGGGGACAGAGAAGGGTATCTCATTCATAGAGAAGCCCATATGTTCCCTTTTATGGCATTGTCCCCTATAGCTACATATGTTTTTTTTTAGCCTTAATTGCAGCTTAAAGTTTGCTCTGGCAATTTTGTAGAGACATGATTAAGTCACACAAGGAATTTTTGTGACAAAGGTGTTACTACAATTTGAGTAGAGTACCTACACAGTGGGTGTAGGATAGAGATTTGGAAGCTGTTCTCCTAAAGCCtcccttttttgtttctcttaaatACTGGTGTGTTGTTGTATTTGGTTATGAAGAGGAGCAATTTTCCTATTCATTGGAAGGAATTTTGCCCTCTACAATCACCTCCTTCCATTGTTGCTCTGTAACCATAGTTGACCGAGAAGCCTGTTTCTGAGATCAGTAATGGAATATATAGCAATATAGAGATGCTTCCACCACcatctcagtggtggcagacagAGGCAAATTACTAATAAATATAGCTTACTTTTCCTGAGAGGCATCAGCATCGAAAGTGTTAATCAGGGAAGAGTTTATTTGTGTTTGGCATTTATTTAGTGTAGGATTCCTTTATTACGTCAACCAGGAAACCACCTCAATATGTTATCCAATTAGTGTACATGGTGTTAAAAAGTAAAGATAAATTTGCAAGTTATATTAATGTAACCCAGAAAACCTAACATTAAGTCCTACCTAACATCGTGTTTACTGTAGGAAGTTGCCCACCATATGTACAGAGGTACACTAGGCCGAATTAACGTTTAAATGGCAGTTTTACCTTTCACGGGAGAATGGGCGTTTGTACAACTGAAGTgcaatttattgtttttattatcttGTGCTGCATTCCCCCCCGGCCTTTTTTTTTCCTCGCATTTTAGAAGCCTTTTAATGAGAAAGGGATATGACAGGCAAGTTTAATTTTTCATCCCATTTTTACAATAGCAGTGGATGTCACATAAGAACTATAGCTTCAGATGGAGATTACAACACTTCCTTCAGGATGTCAAATCCCAACCTTATGGGCTTCCAGTTCCAatagacagctttgaaaatcttagcctgaaCGTATTCCccatatattttacatatttatattCTAATAAGGGACAGTCCAGCTTTTGACTGAGCTCTGCAAGAAAGGAAAATTAAGATAATTGGACTCACTGGAAATTATGACCAGtgctttttaaattctgttttattttctttcctatgtACTACTGGCAACTAGTGGTTTTATTACTCTCAGAACTAAGTAGAAAAGTGTTCTGCCTGAATGCTTAGCACTGAGAAATCCCGACTGCCATCTCCAGAGTGTCTCTGACACTTTAGTGTGGCTTGTTCTGCCATCGTTGTAAGCTGCCAATCTAACAAGCCTGTTTTTATTTCTGTCTACAGAACGTTCTTCCACTGAGACATTGCTTTGGTGAAGCCAtttaaattttagttttgttATCACCGAGTGTTCTCGCAGAAGCCCTAAAATCCATTTGCAGCTACTCATTTTATAGCACCTATCACTTTACTAGCTATATAATTAAATCATTCCAAAAGATATTTTCATCCTCATTTTTGATTGGTAAAAGTACTATTCAGAGTAGTTCACTACAATTAAAGTATGGAAGAATTGACCACAAGTGTGTTCATATGTTTGTTTGCAGATCTGCCTGAATCAGCTACTTATCCATTGCATCAGTTGAACCATATTTTACAGACGCTGGAAGATCACATGGGTAAATCTAAATATTTATGGtataactttttaaata
Proteins encoded in this window:
- the LOC119857243 gene encoding uncharacterized protein LOC119857243 isoform X16 produces the protein MLIINKLQKIFPNILLDTRTKYKKVDNEKKEEGKKKSMLFPDLEQDKNTGNNKDRLTRTNITIRLHSNDNSSQTQIDIYNLKNSRANPEVHIVASNIIDQQNKINSVVVQDDVLQVTINSSLDKKIQNNNKVRGKNLAKIEAGNVERNSTGSNRKQLLIADLTTNSMKQTSSPSPFSEETYPTESKATDLPESATYPLHQLNHILQTLEDHMGVQTYNFQSVKESHSQMSVRMLKNVLQDLQKEYKTQVPLSVSESMNSSVMENILQDLKKHKEKSESSEKENKTQTPFEGHSRSLQVSDENIEQFKATPVPEPTSITTKENMKDAKLFEFFKAHEGIHDKKKAKAADLKGLLKHIIIACVAVTGLILAVIVLMHIFTSIFPKNKHL